In the genome of Hydrogenophaga sp. PBL-H3, the window CCTTCAACGACCGTGAAGCGGCCAAGCTCATGGGCATCAACACCGGTCTGGTGATCACGTTCTCTTACGCCCTGTCGTCCATGACGGCGGCGTTTGCGGGCGTGCTGATTGCACCGCTCACCCTCACCGGCGCCACCATGGGCGCGGTGCTGGGCCTCAAGGCGTTTGCGGTGGCCATCATCGGCGGCCTCACCAGCGGCATGGGCATCGTGATCGGCGGCCTCATCCTGGGCATCGCCGAGACCACCACCGGCTTCTACATCTCCACCGGCTACAAGGACGTGCCCGGCCTGGTCCTGCTGCTGGTGGTGCTGGCGTTCAAACCCGCCGGTCTGTTCGGCAAATCCGCCATCAAGAAGGTCTGAGCATGAAACCCCAGCAGTTGCTGATTGCGCTGGCCGGCATCGCGGCCCTCGTTCTGTTCCCCGTCTTCATCCACAACCCGTACTACGTGCACCTGCTCGAGACCATCATGATCTATGCGATCGTGCTGTTCGGGCTGGACATCGTGGTGGGCTACACCGGCCAGGTGTCGCTGGGTCACGCCGGCCTGTTCGGCATCGGCGCCTACACAGCCGGCGTGCTGGTGTTCCAGCTCGCCGCACCCCTGTGGATCACGCTGCCTGCGGCCATCGTGGTCACGGCCGGCTTTGGCGCGCTGCTCGCGCTGCCGGCCTTGCGGGTCACCGGCCCTTACCTGGCCATGGTCACGCTGGCCTTCGGCACCATCATCCAGATCCTCATCAACGAGATGAGCTTCCTCACCGAAGGCCCCATGGGCATCAAGCTGGACAAACCCATGCTGGCCGGCATCAAGCTCGACGAGCGCGGCTTCTACTGGGTGGTCTGCGCCATGCTGGTGCTCTCGCTGATCTTTGTGCACCGCGTGCTGCGCTCGCACCTGGGCCGGGCCTTCGAGGCGCTGCGCGGCAGCCCGGTGGCGTCGGACTGCATGGGTGTCTCGGTCTACCGCTACAAGGTGTACGCCTTCGTGATCAGCGCGGGCCTGGCCGGCCTGGCGGGTTCGCTCTATGCGTATTCAGAGCAGTACATCTCGCCCAACACCTACAACTTCGAGCTCACCGTGCTGTTCCTGCTGGCCGTCATCATGGGCGGACGCAAGACCCGTTCGGGCGCCATGCTGGGCGCGGCCATCGTGGTGCTGCTGCCCAAGCTGCTGGACGACATCGCCATGTTCCGTGGCTTCGCCGTGCTGATGGCCATTCTGGTGGCTGCGGGTGCTGCCGTGGCCATGGCGCGTGGCAAGACCAGCGCACGCCAGGCCGCGGTGCCGGTGCTCGGCACGGTGGCACTGGCCCTGGTGTCTTTCAAACTGGAGACCATGACCGACTGGCGCCTGTCGATCTTCGGCGTGATCACGCTGTTCGTCGTGTATTACCTGCAGGACGGCATCGTGGGCTTCGTGCGCCAGGCGCTCAACCTCAAGTCGCGTCCGACCGACGATGCTGAACCCACGGCAGCGGGCTCCCTGCCGGCGGTGGAAGACGCGCTGACCCAGGCCAAGGACGGGCACGACGAACTGCTGCGAGCTTCCGGCGTACTGATGCAGTTCGGCGGCCTCAAGGCGCTGAACAACGTGGACCTCGTGGTCAAGCGCGGCACCATCCACGGCCTGATCGGCCCCAACGGTTCGGGCAAGAGCACCATGATGAACGTGCTCACCGGCATCTACACGCCCACCGCCGGCGCCGTGGCATTCGCCGGCCAGTCGCTGGTGGGGCGCACCTCGTCGGACATTGCCCTCTCCGGGGTGGCCCGCACCTTCCAGAACGTGCAGCTGTTCGGTGAAATGACCGCGCTTCAGAACGTGATGGTGGGTCTGCACCACACCTTCGACAGCCACCTCGTCGACGTGGCGCTGCACCTGCCGCGCTACCGGCGCGAGAACCGCCACGCCACCGCCCGCGGCATGG includes:
- a CDS encoding branched-chain amino acid ABC transporter ATP-binding protein/permease, translating into MKPQQLLIALAGIAALVLFPVFIHNPYYVHLLETIMIYAIVLFGLDIVVGYTGQVSLGHAGLFGIGAYTAGVLVFQLAAPLWITLPAAIVVTAGFGALLALPALRVTGPYLAMVTLAFGTIIQILINEMSFLTEGPMGIKLDKPMLAGIKLDERGFYWVVCAMLVLSLIFVHRVLRSHLGRAFEALRGSPVASDCMGVSVYRYKVYAFVISAGLAGLAGSLYAYSEQYISPNTYNFELTVLFLLAVIMGGRKTRSGAMLGAAIVVLLPKLLDDIAMFRGFAVLMAILVAAGAAVAMARGKTSARQAAVPVLGTVALALVSFKLETMTDWRLSIFGVITLFVVYYLQDGIVGFVRQALNLKSRPTDDAEPTAAGSLPAVEDALTQAKDGHDELLRASGVLMQFGGLKALNNVDLVVKRGTIHGLIGPNGSGKSTMMNVLTGIYTPTAGAVAFAGQSLVGRTSSDIALSGVARTFQNVQLFGEMTALQNVMVGLHHTFDSHLVDVALHLPRYRRENRHATARGMALLRFVGLDTLSDEEARNLPYGKQRLLEIARALALDPQLLLLDEPAAGLTAPDIKELVAIIRKIREHGVTVILIEHHMDVVMSMCDTVSVLDFGQKIAEGEPAAVQANPKVIEAYLGGEAVALS